The Salmo salar chromosome ssa04, Ssal_v3.1, whole genome shotgun sequence genomic sequence CTGTAAACACTATTACTTATTAACATTCCTGTAATAATCCACCAATTTGGAGGTCTCTGTTCCTCTTTCCTTATCCGTGCTCATTATCTCAAATATagctcctctatctctccctcaccTCATTTTGTCTCACAGATGCTCAACATACAATGGTTGGCATTCGGCAGTCTATCCCCATTCTTCCAGATTAGCTGGATGTTGATGCTTTGCAGATGTTAAGAGGAGGGTCTAGGAGGATGAAGTGATATGATGTAAATATTTGGGGGTAGCAGAGTGCATGACAGTGAGGTTTAAATCACTGGAATTTGGGAGACACTGAAAACAGGGTTGGTTTACAGGAGTACAATAAATAGTGTTGTTGTGCAGACAGAAAAGCAACTGAAAATACTGGCATATATAAACCTCTTTTACAGTCAGTGGTTTAAATAAATCCATAGAAGCTATCCAAAAAGCATAGCAGCTTTTATACAAATTAGTTCAGAATAAGCATGTGGAACAGACATACAGTgaactccaaaagtattgggacagtgacacattttgtgttgttttgtcgctttactccagcactttggactatggggttaaagtgcagactgtgagctttaatttgagggtatttgaatccatattgggtgaaccgttTATAAATTACAGCAATTTTAGAGGAGCAATTTTAGAGGAGCAAATTTTAGAggagcaaaagtattgggacaaattcccttctaggtgtattaaagtagtcaaaagtgtactatttggtcccatattccgagcacgcaatgattacatcaagattttgactctacaaacttgttggatgcattttctgtttgttttggttgtgtttcagatttttttattttgtgcccaataaaaattaatggtaaattatgtgttgtgtcattttggaatcacttttattgtaaataacaatagaatatgtttctaaacatggTATGATATtatgcgtctaactttctcactcatcatcatTCACAATTAATTCAGGACTATCACTAATCATTGTAGAGTCAACATTAACGTagaaacaagtttgtagagtcacaagcttgatgtaatcattacatgctaggaatatgggaccaaatgctaaacttttgactagtttAATACacctataagtgaatttgtctcaATACTTTTGGTATCAGTTAAAATCCACACTGCTGGAGTACattgccaaaacaacaacaaaaatgtgtcactgtcccaatacttctgAAGATCACTGTGTGTTGAAATCTATTCCTGTTGCCATCACAACCTCCATGCAATTCCATGGAAAACCCTTGATGCATACACTGAATGTGGGCTACAAGCTCTTTCTTTTTATCTGGGGGGGAGAAAAAAATCCTGATTAGAAACTGTTGGGTGTATTATCCACTCCCTGCCCTCCCCTGGCTCCAGTTTGTAGGTTACTGAAAGATTTCAGCGACCACAGATAAGAAGATTACAGAGGAATTAACGTCATTCCTTTGTCATTATATGAATATATTGATATTTGATTTTAAtcagagggagtggagagaggagggcaggaaCAACAGGATGTGCCCTGAGTAGCATAGAAACACGAGTCAGGGGAACTGGCACTAGGGCACGGGCAGGCGAAAACACAAGCTGGGGGAAAGTTTTGTGGCACTGGAGCCGATCATTGGATGCCTGGATCAACGTGCAGCATGTAACAGAGGGTTGGATAACACAGCTCTTTCAGAGCTCTGCATGTGTTTTTGGTGAGGTGTATATGGTTGCTGCTGGGATATGGATGGGCCGCCGGACGGGGACAGTTGTGGTGTCCCACTGACCTGGTGGATTTCTGGGAGATAGACTCAAGACGCAGTGGGAGCACCTCCTGGTTGCTTCTGCTCTTCCAGCCTCAGACATGAACCTGGTGCTCCTGGCCTTCAGGCTGATGTGCCTGGCCTGGCTGTGGCCTGTCACGCTGCTCAACGGCAGCCACCAACCCAAAAAGATGAGGCACAAGGACGTGTACCTTGGGGAGAACAGCAAGAACCAACATGGAGGGTGAGCCAGGGTTTAGGGGTGCGCCCCCACTGGAGTTGTTGTCTCATGTTCTTGTCAAGGGTTCAGTTTGCTTATCTGTTCTGTTTGGTTTGAAAGCGGattgtgtttagttctggtagAAAGTTACATTTGGTAGTGCACACACCACAGGATGTTACTGTTCTGTTCATCTGTTTTCTGATTGATATGGTTAAAAGGTCATTTTGGGGAGATGTATTGTTCATCACATAATACTATTCATGGATTGTTGGTATTAATCAAACCTTTATGAATTAAAACAAATAGAATATTGATGGTGAATTTACCATGGTGGCATGCATGATCTCCAATGTGTGCTGGGACGGATGACATTACAGCAGTGCATTCTGGATAAAGGGCAGGAGAGGTGACCACATGGGCTTAGAGGTAATGTCAGGGAAGCTGTGGCGGGGGCACCCCGTAAGAGAAAAGCAGTAGTTTGTGGGTAAtgataggggggggggggttgtgttaaTAAGGGGTTTGACTGTACACTTGAATATCATTTGCAATAATAGGGGAGATGATTGTGTTTGGGTGGTATGGGAATGATTTGTTAGAGCAGACATATTTATGTCTTATGAAAATGAGAATATCAGTTTAGGGCAGTTTATCGTATGATGCTATTTAGAAACTTTGCGAGTGATGATGCAGAGTATGGGGTCAACCAAATTGGAGGTATTCATTATGTCCTTTGACCCAGACTAACTGTTAAGTGAGAGCTTTGGGAAGTCTATATAATCTCCCAGGACCAATTATTGAACCATCAATAGCACTGACTCAGTTCGCTGCTAAATCATTAGCGAAGAGCTCTCACGTCACGTATACTCTTACTTCTGGTTTTAATCAGATGGTTAAAGTGCAGTTAATTATTCTCAACAGCAAAAACCCCAGAGCAGATGTCGCTTCCTTTAGTGTGCGCGCGTGAGTGCACGTGCGCATGCCATTTGGTGTGAGTGTGTATTTCTTAGGAAATAAAACATCTGATATGCCGATCTGTGTCCTCTTTGCTCCGCAGACGAATAGACTTTAAGATGAAAAAGTCTGACAGCACCAAGTCCCTGCTAATTAAATCTGAACAGCTGCTCCGAATCGAGGACCATGACTTTGCAATGCGGCCTGGCTTTGGAGGTAAGACCACCCACCCAATATCCTTTGGCCTGGTGGGCAATCAACATATTTTCATGTAGTTGAATTATGATAATGTGCGGTTTGGATGTGTGTGCTTTTTCCCACCACGTGTTGGGTTGGACTCATTAATTAAGCCTGAATGGGGAAAATCAAGGGTCATtatcagagagagggaagaggaaagagagggggggagtcaTAGAGCTCTACCTACCATCATTTTTACAGATATAGAATCATAGATAGTCCATAACGTGCCACAGAGTTTAGGTTCTGTAAGAGGCAGCATTTGACACTAGCTTGTATTCTCTCTCATGGAACCAAAAAGTCACTGACCCAGATTGTCTGCAGAGCCTAGCAGACAATGACAGCCTGCGGCCGAGTACACAGATGTTTTTAGAACTAGAGTAATCTGGATTATGGGCCACGCTTTCTGAAACAATACCAAATGCTGCATCTTATTGGAAAGTCCAGGACAGCAAAGAGTTCCATGCATACAGTACTACAGCAGTGTGTTCATTGGGTGATGATCAGACAGTGTtagatttaagcaataaggcccgatgtggtgtggtatatggccaatataacacggctaagggctgttcttacgcacgatgcaacgcggagtgcctggatttTGTATTTggatttattaaggatccccattagatgCTGCCAAGGCATCTACTCTTCGTGGGGTCCAgtaacattaaggcagttatatacagttCAAAATATTACGTGACATTCCATTTCACAACACTTTTCACAAaacattaagtgtgttccctcaggccactactctactggatacagcccttagccgtggtatgttggcaatataccacagaccccgaggtgccttattgctattataaactggttaccaacataattagagcagtaaaaaggaATGTttcgtcatacccgtggtatacagtctgatataccatggctttcagccaatcagcgttcagggctcaaaccacccagtttataatgaacTATTGATCACGTTTATGAATGCTtgcatgtgtgtcagtgtgtggggtcCCACTGTAAATCAACTGTCATTGAAACATGTATTTACATAACATTCTATGTCGTAGGCAGTACTAATGACTGTTTAGGTACATATTTGTAAATATAGCGTGATGGCATGTTATGGATTTCTGTCCATTTGGGTTTCCATTTGGACGTTTTCTATTCTCTGTGcgttgtctgtgtttgtgtggtcTAAGCGACGTGGGGTTGATTGAGGAAGATAATCCCTGCAACGTTGAAATTAAATCGGGCAGGTCACAGACAACTGTAGATTTGGTGGAATTGAAATtaaggacagccgaagaacccttttttagCTATTTCTGGACGGGTCACATGATCAGGAAAATCTCCTGACCAACGCTGTGATTATAGATGGCTGTGACTTGATTGTAGATTAATGCAAGAGGTATTATACGATTAGGATttatgaaggaaaggagacaaggagagaaaaGCCATTCATGAGATTGGCTGACACGGCATCTCTTGCGTCCCTGAGTGAGGAGAAGGCTGTGTCTGTCTGGAGGGGAGGTGTGGGACTACTGGTGTGTCTTTGACGTTGTGTGGGGCCCATTACCCTGCAGCTGTGTTTAGCGTGAAGAGTGATGTCATGACCCTGCATCTACGTGGAAATGGACAGGATAATCACAACATAGGGCTTAGCTGATGTAGTCCTTCAACACCACAGCCTCCAGTGGGACCACAGGGTTTCAGGATGTCCTTTGAGACCCAGCATAGCGCCAAGATCCTCTGTGAAACCATTGTTTGGGGTTTTCTCTTATTGACTATCTGTTTGTCTTAACTTTATAGTGTTTGGGTTGATTTACAAATATTTAGGTCTTAAAGAGgatatttaaataaaataaaaaaccctGGTGTAAGTAAGACCACATGCAGACAGATGAGATGATATATGGGGGATAGGTCTTAGGCTAATCAAAACCAGTGAGGCTGGGTCATAAAAGGTCGTTCCGGCTGGGTCAGAGATTCTAAGGCCTTGCGTCATGACTACCATATGACTATGACACGGCCAAAAGCCTAACATTCAATGCGCTTGCCCTGTCAGGATAGACGTATGAAATCTCAAGCTGTTTACTGATTTGGGCTGTTTACTCACCCCTGTAGGGGCAGCTATTCCTGTGGGCATAGACGTGCAGGTGGAAAGCATTGACAGTATATCTGAAGTCAACATGGTAAGTGTCTATAAGCATCTTAAACGGTGTATGTGACTAACACACTGCcattcactctctttctcacacacagtaAGACAacttctcatggtctctctcataCTGGAACCGCGTTCCACTCTATTGCCCCCAATTTAATGTCGGGGCATAACAGTCAAAACATATATTGATTTTGAAGCTAGAATACTTAGTTGctacatattttttttacacctgttaattcttgaagaatataacttataaatgcctcataagCTTAGTCATGCTGTCATACCCCGTCAGAACCCAGAATAATACGgcgttttactccaatgtttgtaaacaatgtaaatgtaaacaaacactatatagcctccaaacacttttaaaactataattttgatatcgtggatggtcagtccttgcgtcCATTTAAGAGTGGTCACATTTCGCCACGCccctccctcagctttttaccaaaacagaggcaggatgaccactttattgttattgtcacgccctgaccatagagagcccttggttctctatggtgtagtaggtcagggcgtgactaggggtgatctagtatatctatttctatgttggtgctaatgtggttcccaattagaggcagctgtttattgttgcctctgattgggaaccatatttaggtagctatttccccacctgtgttttgtgggatattgattgtttgttagtgtgtctggGCACTATGTCCTCATggtctttgtaagttttgttattttgttagtgtcacttaaataaatatgtggaactataatcactctgcgccttggtccgttaaTTTCCAAGACTGTGACAGTTATGTTATTGTTTCCACTATGTTCTAGACTCTAACTTTAATGGATAATTGATGTTCTGGTCACAATTAACACTAGCACTGTAAACACTATTAACCTGCATTATCCTGTTGCTCGTCACCCCTCTATATACAAAGAATCTGGGTGAACCATTATTGAGTCTTACTGCCATCATTGCGCAATTACCCACATTTTGATTGTGATAGTTTGTCAATTGGACCTGAGCTTTGGTGTGTTTGTGCAGGACTTCACCATGACTCTGTACCTGAGACACTACTGGCAGGACGACCGGCTGGCCTTTCCTTCCAGCAGCAAAAAGAGCCGGACATTTGACGCTCGGCTGGTGAAGAAGATCTGGGTACCGGACGTGTTCTTTGTCCACTCCAAACGTTCCTTCATCCATGACACGACCATGGAGAACATCATGTTGAGGGTGTACCCTGACGGCAACATTCTCTACAGTGTCAGGTATACGGAGAATGGCCCTCCTTTAACACGGGGACCATAAGGCCTTTAGCATGTAATATTCTATAGTATTGGTGCTTTGTACACATAAGAAACATGGGGGAGTAGACCATCTTGTGTCTTTCAGCCTACAATATCAACAAGAAAAGAGGAAGTGCATCGCCTATCACAGAGAGTTCTGATCTCTCTGCAGACCACGTTATGTTGCCACGGTATGTTTTCTGCAACTGCTGTATCGTTAACTAGGCACTGTGTTTCAGGATCACTGTGACTGCTCTTTGCGCCATGGACTTCAGTAGTTTTCCTTTGGACACACAGAAATGCTCTCTGGAACTGGAGAGCTGTGAGTATAAAACAATAAGGCTATGTGGTTGCCCTGGGTGTAATGCCATGTACGTCCTCACATAGACCTAACATATGTCTACGTACAACACAATAAGCACATAAGGTAGCATTGACCCTCTCTTCATACAGGTTAAACAACATTCAAAAGTCATGGTCAGCTCAGTTTGTGTCTGTAATGCATGTCTTTTTGATGCAGGATTTACCTGTCCTGATTCATCCTTATAAGGAGCAGCAGCTACAGTTAAATTGAAGTCGGTCATTTCTCATCAGAGACATTCTATCACACTGATGTTGCAATTGTCGTGATTGTGTTAAACCCAACCTCAGGAGGCAGTGCACCTTACCCAGACTAgaacacagacaaacagacagacacacgcacagacacacacaaatgatCGGCAAATGAAGACttacgtgcacgcacacacagaaagcATGGGTCTGGTCTCAGACGAGAGGTGGTAGTAGTGAATCtcagtgtctcctctcctctgagggACATAGCCCATGATTCTTCTAAGAGAGGCCACATGAAGGAgtcaccttctccccctgttctctcctctcttgaAGATGCGTACAATGAGAACGACCTCATGCTCTACTGGAAGAACGGGAACGATTCATTAAGGACTGATGAGATCGTTCTCTCACAGTTTTTTATTGAAGAATTCCACCCTTCCTACGGGCTTGCCTTCTACAGCAGCACGGGTATGTGTGCTTGTTTTGTAGCCTGATGCATAGGGGCCTACGGTGctgttcctctgtcctcctcctccttattatTACGTAAAACGGCTCTGCAAGATCCAAAGCCAACACCCCAAACCCTCCTGCTTCTGATTCCACTCTGACAgtctgaggacagggagaggttaggaGATTTTCCTCCACAGAGTGTCAGTGTGGAATCCTGCCCAACTCTCAGTAGTTCTAGTGTCCGTTACATCATAGCCATGTGATGTCCCATGTGACTATAATTTTGACTAGATACCCTCCTGTGTTTCATAATGACCTCTGATTACCCAGAAGGATGGTGAGTAAACTGTTCCACCAAAAACGAGATATCagatccctgctctctctctctctctctctctctctctctctctctctctctctctctctctctctctctctctctctctctctctctctctctctcaggttggtATAACAGGCTCTACATAAACTTCATCCTCAGGAGGCACATCTTCTTCTTCATGCTGCAGACCTATTTCCCCACCATGCTGATGGTGATGCTCTCCTGGGTGTCCTTCTGGATTGACAGGAGGGCTGTGCCCGCCCGGGTCTCACTGGGTACAGTACTGATACTCTCACTAGTATGTGGGGTTTTGAGGGGGATCTCCAGAAAATAATCAAAGCTTAAAGACTGAGCAGAGACGGATCACAAAGCCATCCTTTTCTGTACAACATACTTGATTCATCTCCAGAAAGTAAAGTGGGTGGTGGGGCTTTACCTTACTCAGTCATGTCACATCTCTGTGATTACTGTAAggtgaaagggggggggggaggttgTGCAACAATTTCCTGTTGTGTTCCTTTTATGTGGGCGAGTGAACGTGAACCTGCTGCTTTGACAGTAGAGCAGAACTGCTCAGAGACTCATTAACCCAGAGAGAGGACAACTGAAACTGAGCACGGTGACAAAGCATTTCAGTTCTGCGCGTGACTAAAGTCGCCTGTATCAGGCGAGGtccctgtgtgtgcatgtgtgtaagaGCTTGTTTGCGTATTTGtttaggagagaaagagaaaaagggagggcgagggaagagcaagagagagcgagataaaaGGAGAGAGTAAATGCTGCACTCAGATTTGTGAATAGATGTTGACTTTGCTAAtgcagcagggtgtgtgtgtgtgtgaggggggtggGGTGTGCTGGGAGTACGGCAGGTCGCTGGAGGATCATGATGCCGTAACAAAGGCTGGCCTTATTTCACTCTGCAACActcaatactacagtacttactgtagaattctgtagtaaactgtagtatactgtaaaatactatactacatactgtagtatccttcgatcatgtgtagtacttactatataatgttgtagtagaatactattgtaaatactacagtattatcccccaaaaaacactgtagtaaatactacgGTAATGTCTTCAAAAACAGTACACTAAAGTAAATACTACAATATtgaatttgcatataccctgcctaTTCCTCTCTGCCATATcacaatttgtgccacccataagtacatgccaagtatagagcATAGATTGTGTTCCATACACGTTATAGAAAAGAGCGGAAGCGCTGAACTATTCGTTCAGACTCcagtcctacctacaggttatggaaaatgtgctctttcagtatttctccagtaggtttcctcaaggagaaagcccACACTTCTATGGCAAAgataataacacaaaaacattacagttaatactacagtatactacagtccacAAAAACATACTTTAAGGTTGAATGTCACATTAGTTTTGTTGTTAATTGACTtgcctgcttaaataaaggttcagtaaataaaataaattgtttaAGATAGCCTGAAGTTAAGGCTATTTACTATATTAGAAaaataatattgaattgtgtttggttgacaccacaaccaaatatcaacatttacatGTGTCTACTTGGATAGTTCCAGccgtgaccaggagacccatgattggcccagcgtcatctgggttaggggagggtttggctggccgggatgtccttgtcccattgcgctctagcgactccttgtggcgggcctgcTGCCTTCAAGCTGACCTCGGTCACcagttgtatggtgtttcctccaaccctttggcttccgggttaagcgaccagtgtgtcaagaagcagtgcagcttggcagggtcatgtttcagaggacgcatggttctcgaccttcgcctctcccaagtccgtacgggagttgcagtgatgggacaagactgtaactaccaattagatatcatgaaattgaggagaaaaagTTTGCTGTAGATATAGATCAATTCTCCCagcttatatattttttatagtgGATTTAACGTTAAAGGTCTTGACGTTGTTTCAAAGATACAAATTCAACCTATTTTacacaaggtttgtctatgttgactTGATCCTGTATTTTTAAAGATCAGCCTCAACTAATCtcccttttttttctctccccctccaggtATCACAACAGTTCTGACCATGTCCACCATCATCACAGGCGTGTCAGCCTCCATGCCTCAGGTGTCTTATGTAAAAGCTGTGGACATCTACCTGTGGGCCAGCTTTCTGTTTGTCTTCCTGTCCGTCATTGAGTACGCCGCTGTCAACTACTTCACCACTGTGGAGGAGATGAAGAAGCTCAAGGGGGGAAAGGTCACTGAAACTTATAGAGTATGGGGTCAAATAAGTCACAGTTGGGTTCCTGTAAATTGGTGTATTATAAAATATGGAATATACCCATACTACCACAATGTCAGAGCCACAATAATGGCACCAAATTAGGCTGTGACACTAACTATGTCTGTATCTCCCCCTACTGGTCTTAATGTGTTCCACTGTCAGAAAATCATGTACCGTaaattccctcctctctccacagaTCCCTGCAGATTTCAATGCCACTCAAACTATGGCTTTTGACGGATGTTACCATGACAATGACATTGACCTGACACCCTTCCCAGAGCTGCCCAGCACCCCCAACACAGAGCGGAGTCGGACGGCCACGTCGAGGAACTCTGCTGCAGAGCCCCCGCCCACAGAGGGCACCAGGCTACGACGCAAAAAATCCATCAAACACAACCTCAGCTTCATCATGAGTAACAGCTACATGATCGACTCCTACTCCAGAGTCATCTTCCCCATGACCTACCTGCTGTTCAACATCATCTACTGGAGTTTATATTCATGAGTGTGTACTCTACTAATAAAGATTGACAGAACTATACTACAGAACTACACTGAAGAACTATACTAGAGAACTATACTGCAGAACTACACCGCAGAACTACACCGCAGAACTACACCGCAGAACTATACTGCAAAACCATACTAGAGAACCATACTAGAGAACTATACTACAGAACTATACTACAGAACTACACTGCAGAACTATACTACATAACTATACTGCAGAACTATATTCCATAAATATACTAGATAACTATactacagaaatacactacataACTATACTACAGAACTACACAGCATAACTACACTACATAGCTATACTACAGAACTATATTGCAGAATTATACTGCAGAACTATACTACCATACATTATCTAATAGGTTATTCACACTGACAACAGCATCATCATCAAGCCGTTGTATTCTGCCACCCACTGGATTATGACCTTAACCATTGGTGTCGACCAGAGTGCATTGTGGGAGTTTTGGACAGTCAAGCCCAACTGAAGGAAAGAGACTATTGAGTAAACCTGCTTTTTATTAGAAATCTGGGTTCAGGTGGGAAGTTGGTGGTACTGTTCATGGGAGTGTTTCTATTGTAATTAGGGTTGCATACTGGTAATTTACCAAAATTGGCAGATTAATTAACAGGTAATCTATGGCAatggtaactttggtaatttatacttgaataacttttgAAAAAATGTATTCATATGTAGTAATCATTTTTTAGatatgtgtccatattgtccatgaatTTCTAGTGGATAGACTATGGTTGAAGAGAAAATTGCCTAATTTAATTttaaaaagcatctaatcaacaattacattattttacatttacgtcatttagcagacgctcttatccagagcgacttacaaatggtgcattcaccttatgatatccagtggaacaacgactttacaatagtacatctatatctttttttggggggagggggggggggttagaaggattactttatcctatcccaggtattccttaaagaggttttTCTGTTAACTCTGaaactctgcaactcttccaactatagatttttttcacaactgccaccagtttggcaCCAAAAAATTTACAAATACATATtgaaatagtaaaataaataaaagtgtgtaaagaaaatataaaggatattttatGCTGAAActctcatattaaacaccaatggtattcattAAATTgctggtttatatttaggataatgttttacagatttgtataatttttgaATCATCTTATTCgagtattttaaatgttttacatgcGATAAGCCACACAGATGGCCAGAGATAATGACAGACACCTGTggtaatctgaagtacccaaaaggtccactagatgtcttgtgataaattacatttaatcCTTTATAAAGTTACTACAaacattctggtagtttactggtcaacattgaaagtttccagtaatataccctccattTGCAACCCTAACTGTAATGGACAGTTGGTTTTTGTTCACTGGTTTATACATTTAGTTAATGTGAGTAGTATGAA encodes the following:
- the LOC106603079 gene encoding gamma-aminobutyric acid receptor subunit rho-3 isoform X1, with the translated sequence MNLVLLAFRLMCLAWLWPVTLLNGSHQPKKMRHKDVYLGENSKNQHGGRIDFKMKKSDSTKSLLIKSEQLLRIEDHDFAMRPGFGGAAIPVGIDVQVESIDSISEVNMDFTMTLYLRHYWQDDRLAFPSSSKKSRTFDARLVKKIWVPDVFFVHSKRSFIHDTTMENIMLRVYPDGNILYSVRITVTALCAMDFSSFPLDTQKCSLELESYAYNENDLMLYWKNGNDSLRTDEIVLSQFFIEEFHPSYGLAFYSSTGWYNRLYINFILRRHIFFFMLQTYFPTMLMVMLSWVSFWIDRRAVPARVSLGITTVLTMSTIITGVSASMPQVSYVKAVDIYLWASFLFVFLSVIEYAAVNYFTTVEEMKKLKGGKIPADFNATQTMAFDGCYHDNDIDLTPFPELPSTPNTERSRTATSRNSAAEPPPTEGTRLRRKKSIKHNLSFIMSNSYMIDSYSRVIFPMTYLLFNIIYWSLYS
- the LOC106603079 gene encoding gamma-aminobutyric acid receptor subunit rho-3 isoform X2; amino-acid sequence: MKKSDSTKSLLIKSEQLLRIEDHDFAMRPGFGGAAIPVGIDVQVESIDSISEVNMDFTMTLYLRHYWQDDRLAFPSSSKKSRTFDARLVKKIWVPDVFFVHSKRSFIHDTTMENIMLRVYPDGNILYSVRITVTALCAMDFSSFPLDTQKCSLELESYAYNENDLMLYWKNGNDSLRTDEIVLSQFFIEEFHPSYGLAFYSSTGWYNRLYINFILRRHIFFFMLQTYFPTMLMVMLSWVSFWIDRRAVPARVSLGITTVLTMSTIITGVSASMPQVSYVKAVDIYLWASFLFVFLSVIEYAAVNYFTTVEEMKKLKGGKIPADFNATQTMAFDGCYHDNDIDLTPFPELPSTPNTERSRTATSRNSAAEPPPTEGTRLRRKKSIKHNLSFIMSNSYMIDSYSRVIFPMTYLLFNIIYWSLYS